The genome window CGTTGCCGACGTACAGCAGCGCGATCGTCCACGCACCCGGCGACTGGCTCAGCACGGGCGCGTAGGCATCGCTGCCCTGCGATAGCAAGAAGAGGGCATCGGCGTTGCGCCCGGGATTGGATGCGATCGCATGCGCCGCCGCGAGCGTGTCGCTAATGCCGGCGGTGTTGTCCGAAAGCGCCTTGCAGGCGGCCGACGTCGGTCCGGCACTATCGACGCAAGCGGCCAGCAGATTGGCGAGCGAGTTCAGCCGCTCCAGGCCCTCGCAATTAAGCGGCGCGGAACCGCCGCCGCATGATGCCGCGTCGGGCCAAAAGCCGGCCGGAGCGCCAGCCGCGATATCCACCAGATTGGTTTGCGCCAGCTTGGCCGCGTTCTGAAAGCCGATCGTATTGGTCGAAGTGGTGCCGATATTCCGCCCGCTCGCGTCGGTAAACTGCGCCAGCGCCCACTCCGCCGCCACTGTGGTCAGCTCGTTGAGCGCGACCGTGGCGGGCAGAGCATTCGACATTCCCGCGATTCCGATCAGTCCAATCGCCGCGTTGCCGCCCGAGCCAGCATTGCCTCCGACGGCGGCCAGATAAAGGAGCGCGAACGTGGCAGGCCGAGAGTATCGAACGGTGAAATTGCCGCTTGAGTCGGTAGTCGCGTGCCCCAAACTCTTGGCTCCCGAACCATAACCTTGGGCGCCTGCCTGGTAGAGCGTTACGGTCGCGTCCGAGAGCGGGCTGAGACCGCCTTGCACGGTCCCGGAAAGCGACGATGAAGGCGCTGGATTCGAGGAACCGTCGCCGCCGCAAGCGGCGAGCAGTAGCGCGAGACTGAAAATTGCCGCGGCGCCGGTCAAATGCAGTCGTCGAGAGCAGCTCGGCCCAGGCTTGGGAACGCAGGTCGTATCAATTGTTCGAAAATATTCTAATCTCAGAGGTTGCATCCTCCTCCCTCTCTTCAGGCAAAGCCGACAAAGCAGCAATTGGGTTTCCTGTGCCGGGGGCGGGACTCGAACCCGCACGGAGTTTTCACTCCATAGGATTTTGAGCCCATCACCACTTAGTCGCGATCGATCGCAATCGATCACGATCGAGCATTTTCGGGCCTTTTCGACCCTTCCGTTACCGGAAAAAGACAGCAATGGCAACCGCAGACGTGATTCAGGAACGATGCCGGTATAGAGAAAAAATCGCCGCATCAACCGCGGTCGCCCGTCGATCTCAACCGCGATGGTCGATCCCGAAGAGAGCCTTGCGAATCGTCGGAAAGAGTCGGCGCTCCTCGTCATCGATTGCATCGTCCAGCTTGACCGCGAGGCCGCTGAGCGCTCGTCCGACCTCGCGCGCCTGCACATCGGTGAGATGTTCCGCCTCTGCGTTGGCCATCGCGCCCACGAGCGTTCGCAGTCGGTCGTGGTATTCGCGGACCTTTCGTCCCACCTCGGACGAGAGGCGGCCGTGGCGCTCCAGCCACGGCAGCAGTTGACCGTCTTCGGCGTCAAGGTGATGGGTCAGGATAGGTTCGATCGCCACCCAAATCCTGGCCGCATCACGCCTGAGTTCGAGCGATTCCGAATTACGCGTGAGCCGCAGGCCGGCGAGCGCCGCATCGAGCAGATGTGATCTCAGGTCGGAGTCTTCGCGATTGAGTTCCGCCGAGAGACGACGGATTCCCGCGTCGATTTGAGCCGGGTTATCGGCGTTCGATTCTTTCGCGCTCATCCCGAATTTTTCTCCCGCCGGACGCGCGGATCGTCCGTCCACTTGCTGCGCGTGCAGAAATGATCGCAGGACCTGCTCGAATCGTTCGAGCGACAATGGCTTGGAAACGTAGTAGTGGGCCCCGTTCGTGCGCGCCCGCTTCTCGTTGGCATCGCTTTGAATCCCGGCGATATAGAGCAACGAGGTGCCCGAGAAGTGTTTACGAATCTGCGCGAGCAGGCGTCCGCGATCGTTCTCATCGACCGCCTGATCGTCGAGTATAGCGAGGCGCACATTTGGCTGAGCAAGCACCTCGCGAGTCATGAATTTGTCGGCTCTATGTCGAAGCAGATTCCAGGGACGCTTGACGACCCGG of Candidatus Binatus sp. contains these proteins:
- a CDS encoding hemerythrin domain-containing protein, translated to MTDLVRRVVKRPWNLLRHRADKFMTREVLAQPNVRLAILDDQAVDENDRGRLLAQIRKHFSGTSLLYIAGIQSDANEKRARTNGAHYYVSKPLSLERFEQVLRSFLHAQQVDGRSARPAGEKFGMSAKESNADNPAQIDAGIRRLSAELNREDSDLRSHLLDAALAGLRLTRNSESLELRRDAARIWVAIEPILTHHLDAEDGQLLPWLERHGRLSSEVGRKVREYHDRLRTLVGAMANAEAEHLTDVQAREVGRALSGLAVKLDDAIDDEERRLFPTIRKALFGIDHRG